In Falco biarmicus isolate bFalBia1 chromosome 5, bFalBia1.pri, whole genome shotgun sequence, a single genomic region encodes these proteins:
- the LOC130150155 gene encoding translation initiation factor IF-2-like produces the protein MDSEDTETFLSTLALEGEKLTVLRSVQSAKRRGAPSPSRLSLPARELLHRAGLSRVLGTSLPVRSRGAAPLPLFAKSKHPGVACPWACACPLAPPAPAAPVAPVRPRTRAATRRSPSPQLPLLISRTPAGRSPHACAVTRGGCRSLGSPRALPLRALPGGRRRDAAPRPSEGGGLRIAAVTPRSPWGPASGARRGGVTSAAGGRRGAGGLRLSARRPETRPRGGRSGGAPRRVTSPAGRRGASVAPGSAARLCPGPPGYLLLLLSSTPRRSSGERSRVPRRPRGPPARGDTAGRRGASRVGGGTCGGGGGRFPLAAVRSARAEGGCWGRTRVRGAAPRGALAVPGAGGRSGAAEGRGRAGGTPRR, from the exons ATGGACAGTGaagacacagaaacatttctaagCACTTTAGCCTTAGAAGGAGAAAAACTTACAGTCCTGag GAGCGTTCAGAGCGCAAAGCGGCGGGGGGCACCCAGCCCTTCCCGCCTCTCCCTCCCCGCCCGGGAACTTCTTCACCGAGCGGGGCTGTCACGAGTCCTGGGGACGTCGCTACCGGTCCGGTCCCGAGGAGCAGCCCCCCTCCCGCTCTTTGCTAAGAGTAAACACCCGGGAGTTGCGTGTCCGTGGGCGTGTGCGTGTCCGCTGGCACCTCCCGCGCCGGCAGCCCCTGTCGCACCGGTACGACCGCGCACACGCGCAGCCACCCGCCGCAGCCCCTCTCCTCAGCTCCCCCTCTTAATTTCCCGGACCCCCGCCGGGCGCAGCCCCCACGCGTGCGCAGTAACCCGAGGGGGATGCCGAAGTTTGGGGTCCCCCCGCGCCCTTCCCCTCCGCGCCCTCCCCGGGGGCCGGCGACGAGacgccgccccgcgcccctcGGAAGGCGGCGGGTTGAGGATCGCCGCTGTCACCCCGCGCAGCCCGTGGGGTCCCGCGAGTGGGGCGCGCCGCGGCGGGGTTACCTCagcggcgggcggccgccgcggggccggagGGCTGCGGCTCTCCGCCCGGCGGCCTGAAACCCGTCCCCGGGGCGGACGGTCCGGGGGAGCCCCCCGCCGTGTCACCTCTCCTGCAGGCAGGCGGGGAGCGAGCGTCGCGCCCGGCTCCGCAGCCCGCCTCTGTCCCGGACCCCCCGgttacctcctcctcctcctctccagcaccCCCCGCCGCTCCTCGGGTGAGCGCAGCCGTGTCCCacgccggccccgcggcccgcccgcccgcggggaCACGGCCGGCCGCCGTGGGGCTTCACGCGTGGGTGGGGGTACgtgcgggggcgggggggggcgtTTTCCGCTCGCAGCCGTTCGTTCTGCCCGCGCTGAAGGCGGCTGCTGGGGGCGAACCCGTGTGCGGGGTGCGGCGCCCCGGGGCGCGCTCGCGgtgcccggggccggggggagaAGCGGCGCGGCCgagggccggggccgggcaggggggaCCCCCCGTCGCTGA